In the genome of Polaribacter sp. MED152, one region contains:
- a CDS encoding ATP-dependent RecD-like DNA helicase, with product MIKNPAKFNKELHQKFPHTPTKKQGELLNLLSNFIFNEDKNTLFLLKGYAGTGKTTTISTFVNSLWSAQKKSVLLAPTGRAAKVISVYSKRPAYTIHKKIYFPKKQANGGVDFVLQQNKHRNTIFIVDESSMIPDSRQNQKLFENGSLLDDLINYVDKGHQCKLIFIGDTAQLPPVKLTLSPALDADTLSIDYQKNVIEIELDEVMRQHENSGILANATQLRFLIQNDGLDFKFDLDYPDIIRLEDGYDIEDALVLAYENDGVEDTAFIVRSNKRANQYNQQIRMNIRGQENEISAGDFVMVVKNNYFWLKESSDAGFIANGDICQVLKILSIKELYGFKFAEVELRMIDYPNMAPFETVLLLDTISSESPSLTYEESNKLYQAVKEDYADEKSKYKQFLAIKKNIYFNALQVKFSYAMTCHKSQGGQWKTVFIEQPYLPNGVSKEYFRWLYTAITRTQEKLYLIGFKDEFFLD from the coding sequence ATGATAAAAAACCCTGCTAAATTCAATAAAGAGCTACACCAAAAGTTTCCTCATACACCAACAAAAAAACAGGGAGAATTGCTTAATTTACTAAGCAATTTTATCTTTAATGAGGATAAGAATACCTTGTTTTTATTAAAAGGTTATGCAGGTACTGGTAAAACCACTACTATAAGTACGTTTGTAAATTCTTTATGGTCTGCGCAAAAGAAATCTGTTTTGTTGGCACCTACAGGTAGAGCTGCCAAAGTAATTTCTGTTTATTCAAAAAGACCTGCCTATACTATTCATAAAAAAATATATTTTCCTAAGAAACAAGCTAATGGTGGTGTAGATTTTGTTTTGCAACAAAACAAGCATAGAAATACCATTTTTATTGTAGACGAATCTTCGATGATTCCAGACTCTAGGCAGAATCAAAAGCTTTTTGAAAACGGATCTTTGTTAGATGACCTAATAAATTATGTAGACAAAGGGCATCAATGTAAATTAATATTTATTGGAGATACAGCTCAATTGCCTCCTGTAAAACTTACTTTAAGTCCTGCTTTAGATGCAGATACTTTATCAATCGATTATCAAAAAAATGTTATTGAGATAGAGTTAGATGAAGTTATGCGTCAGCATGAAAACTCTGGAATTTTAGCGAATGCAACACAATTAAGGTTTTTAATTCAGAATGATGGTTTAGATTTTAAGTTTGATCTAGATTATCCAGACATTATAAGGTTAGAGGATGGTTATGATATAGAGGATGCACTAGTTTTAGCATATGAAAATGATGGAGTAGAAGATACTGCCTTTATTGTGCGTTCTAATAAAAGAGCAAATCAATACAACCAACAAATTCGAATGAATATTAGAGGGCAAGAAAATGAAATTTCTGCTGGTGATTTTGTGATGGTTGTAAAGAATAATTACTTCTGGTTAAAAGAATCTTCGGATGCTGGATTTATTGCAAATGGTGATATTTGTCAGGTTCTAAAAATCCTATCAATTAAGGAGTTGTATGGTTTTAAATTTGCTGAGGTAGAATTAAGAATGATAGATTACCCTAACATGGCTCCTTTTGAAACGGTATTGTTATTGGATACCATTTCTAGTGAAAGCCCTTCATTGACGTATGAAGAATCGAATAAGTTATATCAAGCAGTTAAGGAAGATTATGCAGATGAAAAATCGAAGTACAAGCAGTTTTTAGCTATTAAAAAGAACATATATTTTAATGCTTTACAGGTAAAGTTCTCTTATGCAATGACGTGTCATAAATCTCAAGGAGGACAGTGGAAAACTGTATTTATTGAGCAGCCTTATTTGCCAAATGGAGTTTCTAAAGAATATTTTAGATGGTTGTATACAGCTATTACAAGAACTCAAGAAAAACTATACTTAATAGGTTTTAAAGATGAGTTCTTTTTAGATTAA
- a CDS encoding lipid A deacylase LpxR family protein: MKNAFAIAFFLIPFLIFSQDKFSKEFSFVTDNDLYVSFKRDRYYTNGMFLNYRYINNTSNDKLAKKIFEWQLGHEMFTPYKAIVTDISDHDRPFAGYLYGGFSIKNVYKENKILNYGVQIGIVGPNAYGQELQEFIHNIYGFQKAEGWKHQIQNALGFNLGASYIQRLATNESKTFDLNLETKAQIGTIYTDISAGLNLRLGFIPLQDLMNTIAYNTNLNNNNTIYKREGESFFYIKPMVRYALYDATLQGSFLNKGSEVTKELIPVVFDIEVGLKFTANRFNFGYAFNYNTSKSEDLRYTYGNKYGTIIVSYLIR; encoded by the coding sequence ATGAAAAACGCTTTTGCAATTGCCTTCTTCTTAATTCCATTTCTCATTTTTTCTCAAGATAAGTTTTCTAAGGAATTTAGTTTTGTTACAGACAATGACCTTTATGTTTCTTTTAAAAGAGATCGATATTATACAAATGGAATGTTTTTAAATTACAGATATATTAACAACACTTCTAATGATAAACTTGCCAAGAAAATATTTGAATGGCAATTGGGTCATGAAATGTTTACACCATATAAAGCTATTGTAACAGATATTAGCGATCATGATAGACCCTTTGCAGGCTATTTATATGGAGGATTTTCAATAAAAAATGTATACAAAGAAAATAAAATTTTAAACTACGGAGTTCAAATTGGTATTGTAGGACCAAATGCATATGGCCAAGAATTGCAAGAGTTTATTCATAATATTTACGGATTTCAGAAAGCTGAAGGCTGGAAACACCAAATTCAAAATGCATTAGGTTTCAATTTAGGAGCATCTTACATTCAGAGATTAGCCACTAACGAAAGCAAAACTTTTGACTTAAATTTAGAAACAAAAGCACAAATAGGAACTATTTATACAGATATCTCAGCTGGTTTAAATCTAAGATTAGGTTTTATACCTCTTCAAGATTTAATGAATACCATAGCTTACAACACAAACCTAAATAACAACAATACTATTTATAAAAGAGAGGGCGAATCTTTCTTTTATATAAAACCAATGGTTAGGTATGCACTTTATGATGCTACTTTACAGGGTAGCTTTTTAAACAAAGGTAGTGAGGTCACTAAAGAATTGATTCCTGTTGTTTTTGATATTGAGGTTGGTCTAAAGTTTACCGCAAATCGTTTTAATTTTGGCTATGCTTTTAATTATAATACTAGTAAATCTGAAGATTTAAGATATACTTATGGTAATAAATATGGAACGATAATCGTAAGTTATTTAATTCGTTAA
- the ppk2 gene encoding polyphosphate kinase 2 yields the protein MGRLTEEDFETISTSEDLLKLIKEKNVSFSKVKKTLSYNEELRLLQIELVKLQNYISLNNKRVAIIFEGRDAAGKGGNIRRFMEHLNPRSTRLVALNKPTEVEKGQWYFQRYIKELPNPGEIVFFDRSWYNRAVVEPVMGFCTESQYKQFLVQVPEFEHMMYEDGVIIIKFWLSITKEEQGKRFEGRKENPLKRWKFSPVDRQGQILWDKYTHYKEEMFSKTHTSYSPWVIIKTNDKMSARLEAMRHVLSQFDYEGKSEAGTAVNPDPNIVMRYYRSSIHKID from the coding sequence ATGGGAAGATTAACGGAAGAAGATTTCGAAACCATTAGCACTAGCGAAGATTTATTAAAGCTAATAAAAGAAAAGAATGTTTCGTTTTCTAAGGTTAAAAAAACGCTTTCTTATAATGAGGAGTTACGTCTGTTACAAATAGAATTGGTTAAATTACAAAACTACATTTCTTTAAATAATAAAAGAGTTGCCATAATTTTTGAAGGAAGAGATGCAGCAGGTAAGGGTGGTAATATTCGTAGGTTTATGGAGCATTTAAACCCAAGATCTACTAGGTTAGTGGCTTTAAATAAACCTACAGAAGTAGAAAAAGGGCAATGGTATTTTCAAAGATATATTAAAGAACTTCCAAATCCTGGTGAGATTGTGTTTTTTGATAGAAGCTGGTACAATAGAGCAGTAGTAGAGCCTGTAATGGGTTTTTGTACAGAAAGTCAGTACAAGCAATTTTTAGTTCAAGTTCCTGAGTTTGAGCATATGATGTATGAAGATGGTGTAATTATTATCAAATTTTGGTTATCAATCACAAAAGAGGAACAAGGAAAACGATTTGAAGGTAGAAAAGAAAATCCTTTAAAAAGATGGAAATTTAGTCCTGTAGATAGACAGGGTCAAATTTTGTGGGATAAATACACACATTATAAAGAAGAAATGTTTTCTAAAACCCATACTTCTTATAGTCCATGGGTTATTATAAAAACAAACGACAAAATGTCTGCTAGATTAGAGGCAATGAGGCATGTACTTTCTCAATTTGATTATGAAGGAAAATCTGAGGCAGGTACAGCAGTAAATCCAGATCCTAACATTGTAATGCGTTATTACAGATCTAGTATTCATAAAATAGATTAA
- the ppk2 gene encoding polyphosphate kinase 2, whose amino-acid sequence MSHKLSESDLKKLNSKKGLLALLSKQPLSVEKALRYVTYQKKLKKLQVELIRMQTWAINNDERIIVVFQGRDAAGKGGAIRRITERINPRFMRIVALPKPTKDEQSQWYFQRYVEQLPKAGEMVFFDRSWYNRAVVEPVNGFCTLEEYNTFMNQVNDFERMILESGIHLVKIYMSISKKEQAKRFADIKSDPLKQWKMTKLDEKAQDLWDQYTEYKNAMFEKTNTVLSPWKIIRANRKTEARINVINHVLKSIPYDKNLEI is encoded by the coding sequence ATGAGTCATAAATTATCAGAATCAGATTTAAAGAAATTAAATTCTAAAAAGGGTTTACTTGCACTCTTATCTAAGCAACCATTGAGTGTTGAAAAAGCCTTGAGATATGTCACCTATCAGAAAAAATTAAAAAAGCTTCAAGTAGAATTAATTAGAATGCAAACTTGGGCTATAAATAATGATGAAAGAATTATTGTAGTTTTTCAGGGAAGAGATGCAGCAGGAAAAGGTGGTGCTATTCGAAGAATTACAGAAAGAATTAATCCACGTTTTATGCGTATTGTGGCTTTACCAAAACCTACTAAAGATGAGCAGAGTCAATGGTATTTTCAAAGATATGTAGAGCAGTTGCCTAAAGCAGGAGAAATGGTTTTCTTTGATAGAAGTTGGTACAATAGAGCAGTAGTAGAGCCTGTAAATGGTTTTTGTACTTTAGAAGAGTACAATACTTTTATGAATCAGGTAAATGATTTTGAAAGAATGATTTTAGAATCGGGCATTCACTTGGTTAAAATATACATGTCAATTTCTAAAAAGGAACAAGCTAAGCGTTTTGCAGATATTAAGAGCGATCCTTTAAAACAATGGAAAATGACTAAATTAGATGAGAAGGCTCAAGATCTTTGGGATCAATACACAGAATACAAAAATGCCATGTTCGAAAAAACCAATACAGTTTTATCTCCTTGGAAAATTATAAGAGCAAATAGAAAGACAGAAGCAAGAATAAATGTCATTAATCATGTTTTAAAAAGTATTCCCTATGATAAAAATTTAGAAATTTAG
- a CDS encoding Ig-like domain-containing protein, whose product MKKNQSKLLFFFLFLVQFAWTQTAPEANNDSNTTEQNTNLTVSSPGLLGNDTDPNGDTLLVTEFLINGTTYNANETASIIEGDLTINADGSYNYEPAQDFLGNFPTVTYTISNGVETDSANLNITVILPPIAPEANDDTYETEVNTPLNISSPGVLQNDTDANGDTLLVTEFVINGTTYNANEIAAIAEGDLTINANGSLNLNPTFNYVGDLPTIIYRISDGSLISAANINIAVVFPPTAPIPMDDYDTVEINTTLNVAAPGVLANDTDINNDVLTVTEFVINGVGYPAGTVAVFAEGSFTINADGSYQFVPTPNYFGDVPVITYRITDGTFQGQALLFFTVERITDLLNIASFNSCNQGYTVDGTYKVRYTMVLENTSTARDYNESSLLRNIDIVSDLQGTFGTGCVVEVSEFNIENNTFTRDFVNDGAYPREFTNAAMNGSFLNSTSTSVFNQNAIDNLTLYPRQNVTVSYCVTIDPFCDGRSNPTPAGSGLDFTNDINITTNRGNDSESLTLTDFHTTEAIVAAGLFIPEFNDSLDPPGVINSDGTYDYINSVIITNEGTATANNINYNMGLGNFIDNGITFTELRIQQASGPTVTINPNYNGETDTFLLAPNNSLAPGEVVVLELFYLIEPYASTRYSFFYQNGRSFTQGADDNYDETTAARRRSDSYVTWSDNLGDHLDRYYVVGSPTEIPSSANQCECVTSSMRFLFDTDTDVSKTITSVNEMPNDILEHEEVTFEITFENSSEAVQLTNLQLVDDLTNSCGGNIVSVNPPIISSSTATTNPTLNANFNGVSDTDIFIGTDGVLMADETITVQFSVVYSEACIGDNIATFSARDPLGSAATSSATITVDASTDSDGDSIINSIDLDDDNDTIPDTEEYNGLDPLQDDDADFIPNYRDTDFDVDANADGIVDLFDFDNDGVPNHLDLDSDNDGILDINEAGNATEDTNNDGVTDNNVGANGLDNSLESDDSATATINYTLLNSDTDINFNYLDIDSDGDGIVDNIEAQLTTNYITLNGVVNNLGIDTAYPNGLDPIDTENDGIADYLDLNSDDDIREDIIEGWDTDADGTAETIASNSDVDNDGLDDAFDTDDTIVNPTNNQTPLSFPNEDNIDTEERDWREIIAIEILISDVTETEGNIFDFVLTLVTKRDNSVLIESASPIVINFSTAGGTGTTTQFEVATAPFDFTPVNNVDFTIPPFTNTTQFSVTSLEDNIAELSELFSLNGAVTSNNTDNTTITGIGTILDNDDPPSITMNDSREDEGIDLVHTITISNPSSTPIAININTNDDLAISPDDYTAISDVGVIEGTVDPNNANTQVSFSISSNLDNLNELDEENLAVIGVVTSNNVGVEDLSKVAIIVDVDPNPFIEITNPIVEEGNVLEFTITLLNANAEPMQNYLPINIILETIDDTTFATEDYEPINILTSIPAFTSTISQNVITVDDRLNEETEQLFLQTTTNLDNIANTTMPRGIGTIKDNDYPNLFSPNGDGVSDVFKISGIVEDYPNFRLVIVNRLGNEVYNYSNNGNVNPSWWDGTFNGNPVSTGVYFYTLDYNDGVTKPKSNFIQLIR is encoded by the coding sequence ATGAAAAAAAACCAATCTAAACTACTTTTTTTTTTCTTATTCTTAGTACAATTTGCATGGACTCAAACAGCTCCAGAAGCAAATAATGACAGCAATACAACAGAGCAAAATACCAATTTAACGGTCTCATCTCCAGGTTTATTAGGCAATGATACAGATCCAAATGGAGATACATTATTAGTAACCGAATTTTTAATTAATGGCACAACCTATAATGCAAATGAAACTGCATCAATTATAGAAGGTGATTTAACAATTAATGCTGATGGAAGTTATAATTATGAACCTGCACAAGATTTTTTAGGTAATTTCCCTACGGTTACGTATACCATTTCAAACGGAGTTGAAACAGATTCTGCTAATTTAAATATCACTGTAATTTTACCTCCAATAGCTCCAGAAGCTAACGATGATACTTACGAAACTGAAGTAAATACACCTTTAAATATATCATCTCCAGGAGTTTTACAGAATGATACAGATGCAAATGGAGATACATTATTAGTAACCGAATTTGTAATTAATGGTACAACCTATAATGCAAATGAAATTGCAGCAATTGCAGAAGGTGATTTAACCATAAATGCTAACGGAAGCTTAAACTTAAACCCTACTTTTAACTATGTAGGAGATTTACCAACCATAATTTATAGAATTTCAGATGGTTCACTTATAAGCGCAGCAAACATAAATATAGCTGTTGTTTTTCCGCCAACTGCTCCAATTCCTATGGATGATTATGACACTGTAGAAATCAATACTACATTAAATGTTGCTGCTCCAGGTGTTTTAGCAAACGATACAGATATTAATAATGATGTTCTAACAGTAACTGAATTTGTTATAAATGGTGTAGGGTATCCTGCAGGTACTGTCGCTGTTTTTGCAGAAGGTAGTTTTACTATAAATGCTGATGGTAGCTATCAATTTGTGCCAACACCAAACTATTTTGGAGATGTACCTGTAATTACCTACAGAATTACAGATGGTACTTTTCAAGGACAAGCATTATTATTCTTTACAGTTGAACGTATTACAGATTTGTTGAATATTGCCAGTTTTAATAGTTGTAACCAAGGTTATACAGTAGATGGCACTTATAAAGTTCGTTATACCATGGTTTTGGAAAATACCAGTACAGCAAGAGATTATAACGAGTCTAGCCTATTAAGAAATATAGATATAGTTTCAGATTTACAAGGTACATTTGGAACGGGTTGTGTAGTGGAGGTATCCGAATTTAATATTGAGAATAATACCTTTACTAGAGATTTTGTAAATGATGGTGCCTACCCTAGAGAGTTTACAAATGCAGCTATGAATGGAAGTTTTTTAAACAGTACATCTACTTCTGTTTTTAACCAGAATGCTATTGATAATTTAACTTTGTACCCAAGGCAAAATGTCACTGTTAGTTATTGTGTTACTATAGATCCTTTTTGTGATGGTAGATCAAATCCTACTCCTGCAGGTTCTGGACTTGATTTTACCAACGATATTAACATTACAACAAATAGAGGTAATGATTCTGAATCTCTTACCCTAACCGATTTTCATACTACAGAAGCTATTGTTGCAGCAGGTTTATTTATTCCTGAATTTAATGATTCTTTAGATCCACCAGGTGTTATTAATTCAGATGGTACTTATGATTATATCAATTCTGTAATTATTACAAACGAAGGTACAGCTACTGCAAACAATATTAATTACAACATGGGTTTAGGTAATTTTATTGATAATGGAATTACCTTCACAGAACTCAGAATTCAACAAGCTTCAGGCCCAACTGTTACCATCAATCCTAATTATAATGGAGAGACAGATACATTTTTATTAGCACCTAATAATTCATTAGCTCCAGGAGAAGTTGTAGTATTAGAGTTATTTTATCTGATAGAACCATATGCATCCACTAGATATAGCTTTTTCTATCAAAATGGTAGGTCTTTTACCCAAGGAGCAGATGATAATTACGATGAAACAACTGCTGCAAGAAGAAGATCGGATTCTTATGTAACTTGGTCAGATAATTTGGGAGATCACTTAGATAGATACTATGTAGTAGGTTCGCCTACAGAAATCCCATCATCAGCCAATCAATGTGAATGTGTTACAAGCAGCATGCGTTTTCTGTTTGATACAGATACTGATGTATCAAAAACAATTACCTCAGTAAATGAAATGCCAAATGATATTTTAGAACATGAAGAGGTTACTTTCGAAATTACTTTTGAGAATAGTAGTGAAGCTGTTCAATTAACCAATTTACAATTGGTAGATGATTTAACCAATAGTTGTGGTGGTAATATTGTATCTGTAAATCCACCAATAATTTCAAGTTCTACAGCTACTACAAATCCTACACTAAATGCCAATTTTAATGGTGTTTCAGATACTGATATTTTTATAGGTACAGATGGTGTTCTTATGGCAGATGAAACTATTACTGTACAATTTTCGGTAGTCTATTCAGAAGCTTGTATTGGCGATAATATTGCTACATTTTCTGCAAGAGATCCTTTAGGTTCAGCTGCAACCTCTAGTGCAACCATTACTGTAGATGCTTCTACAGATTCAGATGGAGATTCTATTATAAATTCTATTGATTTAGATGATGATAATGATACTATTCCAGATACTGAAGAGTATAATGGTCTAGATCCTTTGCAAGATGATGATGCCGATTTTATACCTAATTATAGAGATACAGATTTTGATGTAGATGCAAACGCAGATGGAATTGTAGATCTTTTTGATTTTGATAACGATGGTGTACCTAATCACTTAGATTTAGATTCTGATAACGATGGAATTTTAGATATCAACGAAGCAGGAAATGCAACTGAAGATACCAATAACGATGGTGTAACAGATAATAATGTTGGTGCAAACGGATTAGATAATTCTCTAGAAAGCGATGATTCTGCAACAGCAACTATCAACTATACACTTTTAAATTCTGATACCGATATTAACTTTAATTATCTAGATATAGATTCTGATGGAGATGGAATTGTAGATAATATAGAAGCACAATTAACCACAAATTACATCACCTTAAATGGTGTTGTAAATAATTTGGGTATAGATACTGCATATCCAAATGGTTTAGATCCTATTGATACAGAAAATGATGGAATAGCAGATTATTTAGATCTAAATTCAGATGATGACATTCGTGAAGATATCATTGAAGGTTGGGATACTGATGCAGATGGAACAGCTGAAACTATTGCTTCTAATTCAGATGTTGATAATGATGGGTTAGATGATGCTTTTGATACTGATGATACTATTGTAAACCCTACCAATAATCAAACACCACTTAGCTTTCCAAATGAAGATAATATAGATACTGAAGAAAGAGATTGGAGAGAAATAATTGCTATAGAAATATTAATTTCTGATGTAACAGAAACCGAAGGAAATATCTTTGATTTTGTGTTGACTTTGGTTACTAAAAGAGATAATTCTGTTTTAATAGAAAGTGCCTCTCCAATAGTAATTAACTTTTCTACTGCAGGTGGTACAGGAACAACAACTCAATTTGAAGTTGCTACAGCACCTTTTGATTTTACACCTGTAAATAATGTAGATTTTACAATTCCACCATTCACAAACACAACACAATTTTCTGTAACTTCTTTAGAAGATAACATTGCTGAATTATCAGAATTATTTTCTTTGAATGGAGCTGTAACTTCCAACAATACAGATAATACTACAATTACAGGAATTGGAACTATTTTAGATAATGATGATCCTCCTTCAATTACCATGAACGATTCTAGAGAAGATGAAGGCATAGATTTGGTTCATACCATTACAATTAGCAATCCATCCTCAACACCCATTGCTATTAATATCAATACTAATGATGATTTAGCCATAAGTCCAGATGATTATACTGCGATTTCAGATGTTGGAGTGATTGAAGGTACAGTAGATCCTAACAATGCAAATACGCAAGTCTCCTTCTCAATAAGTTCTAACCTAGATAATTTAAATGAGTTAGATGAAGAAAATTTAGCTGTTATAGGTGTTGTTACAAGTAATAATGTGGGTGTAGAAGATTTATCAAAGGTGGCAATTATTGTTGATGTTGATCCAAATCCGTTTATAGAAATTACAAACCCTATAGTAGAAGAAGGGAATGTATTAGAATTTACCATCACTTTGCTAAATGCAAACGCTGAACCTATGCAAAATTATTTACCAATCAATATCATTTTAGAAACGATAGATGATACTACTTTTGCAACAGAAGATTATGAACCTATAAATATTTTAACGAGCATACCTGCTTTTACATCAACAATAAGCCAAAATGTAATTACTGTAGATGATCGATTGAATGAAGAAACAGAACAACTGTTTTTACAAACAACCACTAATTTAGATAACATCGCAAATACAACTATGCCAAGAGGTATAGGTACTATTAAAGATAATGATTATCCTAATTTGTTTTCTCCAAATGGAGATGGAGTAAGTGATGTTTTCAAAATTTCTGGAATCGTAGAAGATTATCCAAATTTTAGGTTGGTTATCGTAAATCGATTAGGAAATGAAGTGTATAACTACAGCAATAATGGAAATGTAAATCCTTCTTGGTGGGAT